CAACTCGATGAGAACGAACTTGAAAATTTAAAGAGAAGAACCATTATGTCTCTGATACCATGAAATTTCTATGAATTGAGCTTAGATTAAAGCTATGTGATCACCATTACTGGAGAAATCAGTAGCCATAGTAGGTTGAGCAACGAAGAGAGATGAACTTAGAGGGAAGAAACTCCCATGATTTTCATATATGCTAAGCTGAGAGAAGATCTGTGTAGTGCACATAATTATAGAAGAGAAAAGGAAATCCTAACTAACTTCTAGTGCACAACtgtcaataattaaaatatccTCTCCACTCCAATAAACGGCTGCAACTACGCTAACTAACACTACTACTGCAACTAATAATCTCAATAGTTTTAaatgtttttagaaaaaaaaaaaagtaataggaATAACATCGTTATGTTGAGAAATTTGAAGGACAAAAAAAAATACGTGAAAGCTTTAGTCATCTTATTAAGTAATTTTTGCACATTTCCTATTTTTAGAGATTTCAAAAATACTTGTTTCAGGataacttaattttaatttttaattaaaggtGTAAATAAAAGGTTTAAATAAAtatgtttatcttctttttaaaatctcattaaaaaaaattataatttagtaATGGATACACCTCATAGGGGTAAGTATAGTATTTTCATGGTAAAGAGGTGTAAGTGTTTGATATTAGCATATATGGATTGTATCAGAAATTGAGGTATATATTCCAATTAATCTTCCAACAATTTACGAGTACATAACTAGAATTAAAAAAGATTGAGATAGGTGTAattgtagaaaaaaaaatgaagatctGTCACTTATTTATAATTGGAATTGATGAGTGGGCACCGTTCCATTGAACTTAAGTAATAAACAAGTAATTGGAAAGACATATTGTTTGTGTTTAACGCTTTGTTATAACTGTCTAGCAcgaataatttttttgtatccTCTTGAAGCCACACATCTTTTGGAAAAGCAGAAGATTCTGTGAAAGATCATgtaaaattgaaatgaaatttgTTACAAAGAGGGGAGGGAACCAGTTAAAGGAATATTTGATTTGTAAAACTTGAAACAGGGTTGGGATGTTTAGTTAATTACTAACATGCACTCTAGTCTTCTTCAGCTATTAGTTAGTAAGAATAAGGTGGAATACTTTGTTCATGTTTGAAGAAATTGTTGGGATCCACCTTACTCTTTACTTTAGCGAACCTCTCAAAGTTCCCATTGAAATACTTCTCATCCCACATTTTGGCCTTTGAATAGCTGTAGTCCTCTTTATTAGTCCCGAAATCAAGGTCCCTGTAAGTCAGGTAAGCAGTTCTTGGAGATTTTGCAACATATGGCTCCATTTCCTTGTACAGTTTCCTCAACCATGCCATCTTCTGGCTTGATATGCTCTCACTGTTGTCAGACCAGCCTACCGTGTACTGAATATTATACAAATTCCCTTTTCTATGAGGGAATGGAGTTTTAGATTCAGAGATTTCATTCATTTTTCCACCTAATGGCTCCAAAATCATCCGCGGTCCTGCTTCCTTCAAGAATGTTCTTTCTATCATTTCCCAACCACTTTCCGGAATTGGAGTCTTCACAAAATCAGATGTCCCTTTGTAATAATGCTTCTGTGTTGGTATAGTCTTATCAAGCAAAACTTCAAGTGGTGAGGTTATTTTtctgaaatagaaataaaaggcTGACTGAATCCAAGAAACTTCATAGCATCTTTTCACTGCACCAGCAGTAGTATTCTCTTGAAAACAATCATTTCACTCGATATTAAACTCATGGAAgtattgttgacacctaatttttgccctccacaactacgtttaatctcgagtttcttcgattttcaaataaaatcacaacagttatattttccaaataaatgcattttaaaataggtatttgggttaaatttgtcgcttaagtgataattatatattttcgtatttgcatATATGAGTTTGTATAAatgatgttatttaaattaacattttcatcaaaattggactttaaattaaggattatttgaaaaataaatttaaataattaaatcttgatttaaatacaatttattcttacaaataatctatttggagaaatacttgtttgattttattaaatcaagaagctcgggatcgAGCAAAGGATTAATTCGTAtctaatttcaattgaattaagtCAATCTATTTAAATTTGGACCTTAACTGAAATTAATTCGACCATAATTTCAATGCAATTGGTCGATTGAGTTTAAATAgactaaattttaaatgaaattgcCTAACGTTTctttattttggctatttaataaatagccaaaATAGCCTAACCTATCCATATCATAATTTAATTGAGGGTTAGTTTAAATTAATCCCCAATTTTCCAAGCCCAACACAACAACCCAACAATAATCAACTTAACCGGCCCAATTTAACACAACAACAATTTCAGCCCACTAGCAGCCCAGTTTCTTttgtattatcattttatttcagCCCAACAACAACCTTCCAACCCGGCCCATCCCATATATCTCCTCTCCTTCAGCTAAAACAATAGTATCAGCTTCAAATTTTCGATATGACAATCAGTGTACAACCTTCGACCACAAACAACAATAACTCTCTACCCAAATCCAAGGACCCGATAACACCCCCAACAACTCCCCAACAATCCGAACAACCCGTCTCGATAATTCTCACACGCG
This sequence is a window from Capsicum annuum cultivar UCD-10X-F1 unplaced genomic scaffold, UCD10Xv1.1 ctg51364, whole genome shotgun sequence. Protein-coding genes within it:
- the LOC124892863 gene encoding berberine bridge enzyme-like 22 → NTTAGAVKRCYEVSWIQSAFYFYFRKITSPLEVLLDKTIPTQKHYYKGTSDFVKTPIPESGWEMIERTFLKEAGPRMILEPLGGKMNEISESKTPFPHRKGNLYNIQYTVGWSDNSESISSQKMAWLRKLYKEMEPYVAKSPRTAYLTYRDLDFGTNKEDYSYSKAKMWDEKYFNGNFERFAKVKSKVDPNNFFKHEQSIPPYSY